The Sphingomonas sp. KR3-1 genome contains a region encoding:
- a CDS encoding DUF4126 family protein has protein sequence MIRSILMGLAAGARAITPLAVVANAARTGRLPADNGAPRFLAHPLISLGTTALAAYELVGDKEKTAPDRIITPAVIVRSWNAAFAGMAMAPRKHRFAAGAVAGATAALASYATYALRMRAMNGKHQISTGLIEDALTLSAATAAALLPFPERLTHFTTPATPGHTAPA, from the coding sequence ATGATCCGATCCATCCTGATGGGCCTCGCCGCCGGCGCCCGTGCAATCACGCCGCTCGCCGTCGTCGCCAATGCCGCGCGCACCGGCAGGCTGCCCGCCGACAATGGCGCGCCGCGCTTCCTCGCCCATCCGCTGATTTCGCTCGGCACCACCGCGCTCGCCGCCTATGAGCTGGTCGGCGACAAGGAAAAGACCGCGCCGGACCGGATCATCACCCCCGCAGTGATCGTCCGCAGCTGGAACGCCGCCTTTGCCGGCATGGCGATGGCGCCGCGCAAGCACCGCTTCGCCGCCGGTGCAGTCGCCGGCGCCACTGCCGCGCTCGCCTCCTATGCCACCTATGCGCTGCGCATGCGGGCGATGAACGGCAAGCACCAGATATCGACCGGGCTGATCGAGGACGCGCTCACCCTCTCGGCCGCGACCGCTGCCGCGCTGCTCCCCTTCCCGGAGCGGCTGACCCATTTCACCACGCCCGCCACGCCCGGCCACACCGCCCCGGCCTGA